Proteins from a genomic interval of Arachis hypogaea cultivar Tifrunner chromosome 10, arahy.Tifrunner.gnm2.J5K5, whole genome shotgun sequence:
- the LOC112714544 gene encoding uncharacterized protein translates to MGLDYYRTLEVERTATDEDLKKAYRKLAMKWHPDKNPTNNKDAETKFKQISEAYEVLSDPHKRAICDQYGEDVLKGKRQPPGGGGGGGGASFFHGGDGPTMFRFNPRNAESIFAEVFGCSSPYGGMGMGRGRGMRGGYGGSWVSRSFGGIFGSDMFSSAREEDTPMNQSPRRAPPIENTLLCTLEELYKGTTKKMKISREVVDASGKVSPVEEILTIEIKPGWKKGTKVTFQEKGNQQPNVIAADIVFIIDEKPHHVFTRDGNDLVVTEEISLTEAEAQSSYTVHLTTLDGRDLTIAVNNVISPNYEEVVAGEGMPFPKDPSKRGDLRIKFNILVTDKVDAGAENQN, encoded by the exons ATGGGGTTGGACTACTATAGGACCTTGGAGGTAGAGAGAACTGCCACAGATGAAGACTTGAAGAAAGCTTatagaaagcttgccatgaaatGGCACCCTGATAAGAATCCAACCAACAACAAAGATGCTGAGACTAAATTCAAACAGATCTCTGAAGCCTATGAG GTTCTAAGTGATCCGCATAAGAGAGCAATTTGTGATCAATATGGAGAAGATGTCCTTAAAGGGAAAAGACAACctcctggtggtggtggtggtggtggtggagcttCATTCTTCCATGGTGGGGATGGACCAACAATGTTTAGGTTCAACCCCAGAAATGCAGAAAGCATCTTTGCTGAAGTTTTTGGATGTTCAAGCCCCTATGGAGGAATGGGAATGGGAAGGGGAAGGGGCATGAGGGGTGGTTATGGTGGATCTTGGGTGTCAAGATCCTTTGGTGGAATATTTGGCAGTGACATGTTCAGTTCAGCTAGAGAAGAAGACACACCCATGAATCAAAGTCCACGCAGGGCTCCTCCCATTGAAAACACACTACTTTGCACCCTTGAGGAACTCTACAAGGGCACTACCAAAAAGATGAAGATTTCAAGGGAAGTTGTGGATGCAAGTGG GAAAGTTAGTCCTGTGGAGGAAATCTTGACCATTGAAATCAAACCTGGCtggaaaaagggaacaaaagtcaCATTCCAGGAGAAAGGAAACCAGCAGCCAAATGTAATTGCTGCAGATATTGTGTTCATCATTGATGAGAAGCCTCACCATGTGTTTACAAGAGACGGTAATGATTTGGTTGTCACAGAAGAGATATCACTTACCGAAGCTGAAGCACAATCAAGCTACACTGTCCATCTTACAACTCTAGATGGCAGGGATCTGACCATTGCTGTAAACAATGTGATTAGTCCAAACTATGAAGAGGTGGTTGCAGGAGAAGGTATGCCGTTTCCAAAGGATCCTTCAAAGAGGGGTGACCTTAGGATCAAGTTCAACATACTAGTCACAGACAAGGTTGATGCTGGGGCAGAAAATCAAAACTAG
- the LOC112714546 gene encoding uncharacterized protein: MGVDYYKILQVEKSATDDDLKKAYRKLAMKWHPDKNPNNKKEAESKFKQISEAYEVLSDPQKRAIYDQYGEEGLKGQVPPPDAAGAGGASFFQTGNGATTFRFNPRNADDIFAEFFGFSSPFGGMGGGGSGAGAGAGTRGGGTRSFGGIFGDDIFSSFGEGRAMSQGPRKAPPIERTLPCTLEELYKGTTKKMKISREIADASGKTLPVEEILTIEIKPGWKKGTKITFPEKGNEQPNVIAADLVFVIDEKAHRVFTRDGNDLVVTHKISLSEALTGYTVHLKTLDGRVLSIPINNVIHPSYEEVVPGEGMPIPKDPSKKGNLRIKFDIKFPARLTSDQKTGLRKLLGP; the protein is encoded by the exons ATGGGGGTAGACTACTATAAGATTCTGCAGGTTGAAAAGAGTGCCACAGATGATGACTTGAAGAAAGCTTatagaaagcttgccatgaaatGGCACCCTGATAAGAATCCAAACAATAAGAAAGAAGCCGAGTCTAAATTCAAGCAGATATCCGAAGCCTATGAG GTTCTGAGTGATCCACAGAAGAGAGCAATTTATGATCAATATGGAGAAGAAGGGCTAAAAGGGCAAGTGCCACCTCCAGATGCAGCAGGTGCAGGTGGTGCTTCATTCTTCCAAACTGGTAATGGGGCAACAACGTTCAGGTTCAATCCCAGGAATGCAGATGACATATTTGCCGAGTTCTTTGGATTTTCAAGCCCCTTCGGGGGAATGGGAGGTGGTGGTTCCGGTGCCGGTGCCGGTGCCGGCACGAGAGGCGGTGGAACAAGGTCATTTGGTGGAATCTTTGGTGATGATATATTCAGTTCATTTGGAGAAGGAAGGGCAATGAGTCAGGGTCCACGGAAGGCACCTCCTATAGAAAGAACATTGCCTTGCACCCTTGAAGAACTTTATAAGGGCACTACCAAAAAGATGAAGATCTCAAGGGAAATTGCTGATGCTAGCGG TAAAACTTTGCCGGTGGAGGAAATCTTAACCATAGAAATAAAACCGGGGTGGAAGAAAGGGACAAAGATAACGTTCCCGGAGAAAGGGAACGAGCAACCAAATGTGATTGCTGCAGATCTTGTGTTTGTGATTGATGAGAAAGCACACCGTGTGTTCACAAGAGATGGAAATGACTTGGTTGTGACACACAAGATTTCACTTTCTGAAGCTCTAACAGGTTACACTGTCCATTTGAAAACTCTAGATGGCAGGGTTCTTAGCATTCCCATAAACAATGTGATTCATCCAAGCTATGAAGAAGTGGTTCCTGGGGAAGGAATGCCAATTCCCAAAGACCCTTCTAAGAAGGGTAACCTTAGGATCAAGTTTGATATCAAGTTCCCAGCAAGGTTGACATCTGACCAAAAGACTGGACTTAGGAAACTTCTGGGGCCATAA